Proteins from a genomic interval of Benincasa hispida cultivar B227 chromosome 7, ASM972705v1, whole genome shotgun sequence:
- the LOC120081726 gene encoding uncharacterized protein LOC120081726: protein MPLITEELKAKADEVYYGDKISQEKTKLLLKEVGLPNGLLPLKDIIECGYVKETGFVWMKQKKAITHKFHKIGKQVSYAKEVTANVEKNKVKNLTGVKAKEVLVWLTLSEIYVDDPPTGNITFQIPAGLSRAYPVDAFEVEEEEAATENKEVKEEGVKEKIKEVKEVGNGGSVVVNVKEV, encoded by the coding sequence atgccTCTCATTACAGAAGAGCTGAAAGCCAAAGCTGATGAAGTCTACTATGGTGACAAGATCTCACAAGAGAAAACAAAGCTTCTTCTGAAAGAAGTGGGGCTTCCAAATGGGCTTTTGCCATTGAAGGACATAATAGAATGTGGCTATGTGAAGGAGACTGGCTTTGTTTGGATGAAGCAAAAGAAAGCCATAACCCACAAATTCCACAAGATTGGGAAGCAAGTGAGCTATGCCAAAGAAGTCACTGCCAATGTGGAGAAGAATAAAGTCAAGAATTTGACTGGTGTTAAAGCCAAGGAGGTTTTGGTTTGGCTCACTTTGTCCGAGATCTACGTCGACGACCCCCCGACCGGGAATATTACCTTTCAGATCCCCGCGGGGCTCTCTAGGGCTTACCCGGTCGACGCATTCGAGGTCGAGGAGGAGGAGGCGGCGACCGAAAATAAGGAAGTGAAAGAGGAGGGAGTGAAGGAGAAGATCAAGGAGGTGAAAGAGGTGGGTAATGGAGGGAGTGTGGTGGTGAATGTGAAAGAGGTTTGA